The Magnetococcus marinus MC-1 genome contains the following window.
GTTGAGCAGCAGCGAGCCGGAACCGCAGGCGAAGTCGAGCACGCAACTGAGCTTTCTCTTTTTGCCGGTGGCGGGCTCCTGGCTGTCCAGGGTGACGATGCGCGAGAGGATGGTGGAGAGGGATTGCGGGGTGTAGAACTCCCCGGCTTTCTTGCCGGAACCGGCGGCAAACTGGCCGATCAGATACTCGTAGGCGTCGCCGAGGATGTCGCTGTCGGTGGAGAACTGGGCGATCCCCTCGGCGACCTTGGTGATGATGGCGCAGAGCTTCTTATTACGGTCAACCGGTGTCCTGCCCAGCTTTTCCGAATGGAGGTTGAGCTCGGAAAAGAGGCCCTGGAAGGCGCTGGCAAAGGATTCATTTTCGATATATTTGAATCCCCGTTGCAGGGTTTGCAACAGCTCGGCGTCCTGAGTACGGGCGCGCTCGTAGATACTGCTCCAGAGGTAGTCGGGGTGGATTACATAGTGCATCTTACGGCGCATCTGCTTTTCGAGGTCGGGGATGTCCTCGGTATTCGCTGCGTACCAGACCGCCAGCGGCGTGCGGCGGTCGTCCTCTTGCAGCTTGGGGTAGTCCGGGCCCAACTCTTTCTTAGCGGCGGCCTCGTAGTTGTCGGAGAGGTAGCGCAGGAACAAAAACGAGAGCATGTAGTCGCGGAAGTCGTCGGCGTTCATGGCGCCGCGCAGGTCGTCGGCGATGGCCCACAGGGTCTTGCCCAGTTGGCTGAGTTCTTCTTTGGTCATGGGGTTACGCTCTCTTGTGGCGGTTCCGGGAACAGTTCCGGGTTGAAGCGGTAGTTGTTCATGAAGTCCCGCAGGATCTTGCGAAAGTATTCCTTGTTTTCCGGCATCATCTCCTGGGGCTCAAAGAGGGAATAATTCCCGTGGCTGAACAACTGAATCATGCGCTCACGGAGTATGCCATCCTCATCATCGCTGAACTGCTGGATACAGGCGGAAAAGTGCTGAAAGCCGTGAAAAGTGGCTGTTTTTTCCAAAATATTCCGAAGGATATTGAAGTGGTATGTGAAAATTTGGCCAGACTCCACCACAGCATTCAATTCCTTGAGTAGCGCGATATGGTGGAAACGCGGAGTCTTGCCGGTATTCTTCAATAGAAATTGCCCGTCTTCCTTGCTCAGGAAGTATTGGGCAGGCTTCAACTCGTTACCCATAACATTGAAAAACAGATGATGGTGGGTCGAGATCACCGTTCGGATTTGCCCGTCGGATTTCTTAAGCAGTTGCGCCAGATGGCTGGCCACGGCGATGGCGTTGTTATCATCCAGTGAGGAGATGGGGTCATCAATATAGAGGTACTTGACCCAGCGGTAGGACTCCTGCCCATCCACCGCCAACTGGGCGACGGCGAGGAAGAAGCACCAGACGAAGATATTTTCCTCTCCGCGTGACACCTTGATGGGTATGGGCGCGCCATCAGCGTCTTTTTCGCGGAAGAAGGTGATTTCGGAGGTGGCGTAGTCGATCAGAAAGTCGATGTCCGCGTAACGGGCCAGCAGCGGACGGATGCGGCTCTCCATCTCCAACTCTTGCAGGCCATCGAAGAAGCGCGAGTCGGTATGCATGCGCAGCACGCGCCGGTCGTTGTCCCAGTGGAACAGGTCTTCGGTGAAGGCGTTGAAATAGAGGGTGTCGCGGGTAGTCACCTCGTTGCCCTCATCGTCTTCGACGGTTTCCTTACCCATGTCCTTGAAGGCCATGGAGAGGCGCGTCTTGCCGGTGCCGTTGAAGGCAAACAGCAGGACATACTTCTTATCCAGCCGCTCGCGCAGATGCCGGGCCAGTGCGTCCAGGCTGGCAAAGGTTTGGGGGGCGTTCATGATGCTCTCCCTTTGCGATTTTTGATCCTGCGCTCCAACGCTTTCAGCTCGGCCTCGTCCTGAGCATCCGCCGCTTGCGCCTCCTGGGCTTTGCGCTGCTGGTCGTAATCCTGAAACTGTTTATCGACCTGCTGTTCCATGCGTTCATGGCTGATGGAACCGGCGTTGCTCAACAGGGGAAAGCCGTTGTTGGTGATGATCAGCCCCACGTTATCCCGCCAGAAGGCCATGGAGGTCTGAGTCTGGCGCTTGGCGCGCAGCTCGGCGGTTTCCAGAAAGATGACCACCAGCCGGTTTAGGGTATCGATCTCGTCTTCGGTCAGATAGTTCTTGGCCACCAGAATATCCTGTTTGCGCACCCTCGCGCCTTTCCAGTTGAGCAGGCCAAAATGGGGGTCGGCGGGATTGGCGCGGGCGCTGACCAGTTCGGCGGCGGTCTGCCCGGTGACGGCATGGAGCAACAGATTCTGCACGGTGGCGAAGAACTGCTGGGCGGCGCGGTCGCTCTTGTCGTAGTCGCTGGAGAGGGCGAACAGATCGCGCACCTTCTGATAAAAGCGCTTTTCCGAAGCGCGGATATCGCGGATGCGCGCCAGCATCTCGTCGAAATAATCGGGGCGGCCATCGGGGTTCTTCAGCCGCTCGTCGTCCATGACGAAGCCCTTCTTCAGGTATTCGCCGAGCACGGTGGAGGCCCAGCGGCGGAACTGCGCGCCACGGGGTGAACGCACCCGGTAGCCCACCGCCAGAATGGCGTCCAGGTTGTAGTGCGCGATCCGATAGTTCTTGCCATCGGCGGCAGTTGTCAACCAATGGTTGACAACTGCTTCCGCGCTCAATTCCGCCTCGGCAAAAATGGCCTTCAGGTGCTTGGCGATATTCTGCTTGCTGGTCTGAAAAAGCTCCGCCATCTCCAATTGCGTCAGCCAAACGGTTTGACCGTCGGCCCGCAGTTGGATCCGGCTCTGGCCATCCTCCGTGGTGTAGAGGATCAGGCCGCTCATGCCTCCACCGCCTCCGGGCTGGGGAAGAGTTGCTGCATCAGCCCATTTTTGTGGGTCTTGAGTGAATCGAGCTTTTCGGTGTGGGCGGCAATCATCCCATCAAGGGAGACGAGGCAGTCGGCGATTTTTTGTTGCTCAGGTAAGGAGGGCGCCGTTATCGTCATTTCTTTAAAATAGGCAGCCCCAATCGTCTTGATAGCATTCCCTACCGCAATAGATTCAAAAGTGGCCTTCAGTTTTTGCAGGAGATAGTAAAAAAACCAATTCGAGAGCATGTTTTCATAGCATTGCCAAGCCATGAAATGCTGACTTACCGCCATTGGTGAATAAAGAACCGCGCTTTTCCCAACCCCAGCATCTCGACTAAGAATCACCGTCCCCGCAGGATATAGGACGGCTGATGAGTTATTAATACCATCGTCAGAAATCTCGACTTTAGTATCATAAATATATCCATCATCCAGCTTATTGGAATCAGCAAGAGATACCCACTTTATTCCGCCATTGTAATAGCTCGGGAACTTTTTGTTAGGCGTATGCCCCGAGCCTCTTTTTGCCATATTCTCAAGCCTATGCTCTGTCCACTCCCCGGCCTCCTGAAACTCGGGAAAGCGCAGCCGAGGGACGGTTTTGCCCTCGCGGGGGAAGAGTTGCTGTATCAGCCCTTTTTTGTGGGTCTTGAGGGCGTCGATTTTGTCCGCCTGGGCGGCGATCAGGGCGTCGAGGGAGGAGAGGCAATCGGCGATTTTTTGTTGTTCAGTTAAAGGCGGGCGATAAATTTCAAGCGGCTCTAGCTCAACATAGTATAGATTTTTAACATTTTGCCCCTCCACAACCTTCGAAAATTGCCTGTACAACCTTCTGAAGTAATATGTATAGAACAACGGATTTTGCGCTGTCTCAAACACGCTTATCATTTCACCAATTGCGATATCCCCCAATGGTAGGTAGCAACAACACTTACCAAAATCCTCGGTTTTCTCGCCAACTCGAGGGACAAGGATTTCCCCGCCTTTGCTAAACCGCAATTTACCAGGATCTATATTGGTGCGCGAATATGTTTCAGTGATAATAGGCCCAAACTTAGTATATAGCTCACCGTATCTTACGCATGGAGTTGGAGCATCTTCTTCCAAAGACCACTTAGGAGCGCTTTTGCCATAATAAAATTTTCCAATTTCTCCAATTGTCGTTTTCTCCCACTCCCCAGCATCCCGAAACTCGGGAAACCGCAACCGGGGTACAAGCGCCTTCTTCTCGTCTTTCATAGCCTTACTCATAAGCCGCCAACCCCGATATATCACGCCCACCGGCCTGCTTTCTCAAAAACAGCACCAGCTCTTCCTCGGCCTTGCTGCTCATTTGTCCTCCAACCCATCCGGATTTTTCAGTGCCTTTTTTTCAGCCGATGCCAGGCGGCGCTCGACCTTTTTCACGTCTTCGGCAGGCGACAGGCTTTCGGGGCGGATGCCCCGATCCAGCAGGGTCTGGCGCACCGCCTCGTTATTGGTGACATGCTCTCCTGAGATCTGCCGCTCGCTGCGCATGTTGTGTTCGCGGGCATTGTGGATGGTAATCTCAGTGGCGAAGTCCTTGGCCTTGAGGATGATGGTGGGGGCGAAGTCGGCCAGCGGGCGATTGTCCGGCACCCGCCATTGCGCCTTCATCGCCTTGGTGTTTTTGCCGAATAGCGCCGTATCGCCCTTGCTGTGGATCAGGGCAAAATTCTGATTCCCGCCGGCCTGCTCAAAAATGACATCGGAGAGCTCTTTCTCCGTGGTGGAGAGCTTCTTGCGGGCGGAGACTCGTTCCGCCTCCAGCAGGCGCTGCTCGATGAGCTCCGCCTTGCGGGTCTGCATGGCGAAGTAGGTTTGGGCGAAGGCGATGGGCTGCTTGGCCGAATCGCCGTTCTGGGCGGTCAGGTAACAGGCGTAACGGGTCAGCATGATGTCGCTGATCTCCCGCTGGCTGCCGGAGCCAAGCTCGACCATTTTCCCGACATCGGCAAAATGGTCGGCGATGTCGTGGCCCGTGACCTCGCAGGCGGTCTTCGCCTTGGAAATAACGTTGAGGAAGTTTTCCCACTTGGTATAGCCTAGCAAGTGCTGTAGATCGCGCGCCAGCCAGTATTCCACTCCGTTTTCGGTCTCCTGGGCATGGCCCTCGAAGCTCTCCGTCAAGGTGTGAACCAGTTCATGTTTCATCGATCGCTCTCTCCTGGTTACTCATAAGCCGCCAACCCCGATATCTCCCGCCCGCCGGCCTGTTTCTTCAACAATGGGACCAACTCCTCCATCAACGCCAGCTCGGCCTTGCTGCGATCCTTCCAGCCCAGTTCCAGCGGCGCGAAGAGGTCGTTTAGCTGCTCGCCATCGAAGATCATGCGGTCCAGAATGCCCACGACCAAGCCTTGCAGGGCGTCGCGTTCCAGCCCGTGCCGTTGGGCCAGCGCGGCCAGTTCCCCTTCGGCCTTGTGCGCCTTGAAGCTCTGGTAGCCATCGCGAATGGCCTCTACACTCCGCCCTTGGCCCTCTTCCAGGGTTTTGATGTAGGCGGTGATCTCCTCGCGCTCCGCCATCAGGTTGCTGTTGGTGGCGAGCAGGTTGATGATTTGGTCGCGGCTCATGCTCTGCTTGCCTGGTAGCTGCTGGGTAAAGCGGGAGACCAAGCCCATGATGTAGTCGTAGTCGATCATGGCCGAGGAGAAGAGCACAAACTCAAAATCGAGCTGCTCGATGGCATCCTTGGCTTCGCTGGCCTCTATGCCGCTCTTGCCCTGCTGCGCCTTGAGGCGCTGGGCGGTCTCCAGGTACATGCCCTTAAAGCCACGCAATTGCTCGGCTGGCAGGTACTGCTCGATCTGCTGTTTTTGCGCGTCGCTCAGGTCGGTGTATTGGTCAAGCTGGGTCTTGAGGCGCTGCACCTCCTTGAAACAGTTAATGAACTCGGCACGGGCGACATCGCCCTTGAGGTCGTTGACCGCAGCGGGGGTGCAGGGCTGGCCCTGGGCCTGCATAAACGCTTCCAATCGCTTTACGGCGCTATCGAGCTTGTCGATGACCTTGGGGGCCGGGTCCACCAGCCAGATTTCACGGGAGCGGGTGACATCTTCACCAGAGAAGAGGGCGATGGCCTCGTCAACGGCCCCTTTCTGAGCGCGAAAATCGAGAATATTGCCGTAGGGCTTGGTGTCGTTGAGCATCCGGTTGGTGCGCGAGAGAGCTTGAATCAAACCATGGTGCTTGAGGTTCTTGTCCACATACAGGGTATTGAGGTACTGGGCGTCAAAACCGGTGAGCAGCATATCCACCACAATGGTGAGGTCGATCTTGTTTTTGCGCAGGAAGTCGCTGTTGGGGTACTTCTGATCCTTGATGCGCAGTTGCACATCCTGATAGTAAAGATCAAACTCGCCAAGCTTATGGTTGGTACCATATTGGGTGTTGTAGTCGGCAATGATCTGTTGCAGCGCGGCCTTTTTCCGCTCCGGCTCCTGCTGGTTGTCGTCCTTCTCCTGGGGCAGGTCTTCTTGTAGCTGTTTGACATCCTTGTTGCCCTCCGCCGGGGGCGAGAAGACGCAGGCAATGTGAAGCGGGATGAAGTCGGGGTCTTCCTCCCGGCGCTCGGCCTGGGCTTGCTTGAACAGCTCATAATAATTAATGGCGTCGTTGATGGAGGCGGTGGCCAGGAGGGCGTTAAAGCGGCGGTGATCGGTGGCGGCGTCGTGCTTCTTCAGGATGGTATCCACCACGAGGCGCTGGGTTTCGGGCCGGGTGAGACTGGTGGTGTTAGCTTTGGCCTTATCGCCTGCGGGTGATGCAGCCTCGGGCTTAAAGTAGTCGATGTGAAAACGCAGCACGTTGCGGTCATCAATGGCGTGGGTGATGGTGTAGGCGTGCAGACGTTTTTCAAAGATCTCCTCGGTGGTCTTGTGGGAGGCAAGTTCACCATCGACCTGGGTATAGCTGGCGTTCTGCTCAAAGATGGGCGTGCCGGTAAAGCCGAACAGTTGCGCCTTGGGGAAGAATTCCTTGATGGCCTTGTGGTTCTCGCCAAACTGGGAGCGGTGGCATTCGTCGAAGATGATGATGATGCGCTGGTCGCGTAGCGGAGCAAGCCGCTCCTTAAAGGTGGGCTTGCCCTTCTCCTTGTATTGCTGAGCCTTATTGCCGGTTTCATCCAGGGCCAGGCCGAGCTTCTGGATGGTGGTGACGATCACCTTGTGGGCGTAGTCCTCCGAGAGCAGACGGCGCACCAGGGTTTCGGTGTTGGTGTTCTCCTCGACGCAACCTTCCTGAAACCTGTTGAATTCGATGCGGGTCTGGCGGTCCAGGTCTTTGCGGTCCACCACGAAGAGACATTTCTCGATGTCCAGGTTGTCCTTGAGCAGGGTAGAGGCCTTGAAGGAGGTAAGGGTCTTCCCGCTGCCGGTGGTGTGCCAGATGTAGCCGTTGCCCCGGTTCTGGTGGATACAGTCGACAATGGCCTGGACCGCATAGATCTGGTAGGGGCGCATGATCAGCAGCTTCTGCTCGCTGACGACCAGCACCATGTAGCGACTGATCATCTGCCCCAGGGTACACTTGGCCAGAAATTTCTCAGCAAAGTCGTCTAGGTGGCACACTTTGCGGTTGTCTTTATCGGCCCATTGGTAGATGGGCAAAAAACGCTCTTCGGCGTTGAAGGCAAAGTGCTGGTTGTGGTTGTTGGTGAAGTACCAAGTGTCATCGCGGTTACTGACGATAAAAAGCTGCATAAAACAGAGCAGCGTGTTGGCGTAGCCGGTGCCGGAGTCGTTGCGGTACTCGATAATCTGCTCCATAGCCCGGCGTGGGTTGATGCCGAGGCTCTTCAGCTCAATTTGCACCAGCGGCAGGCCGTTGATGAGCAGGATCACGTCATAGCGGTGGTGACTGTTGTCGGTGTTAATACGTAGCTGATGGATGACCTCGAACTCGTTTTTGCACCAATCCTTAAGGTTGACCAACATGTAGTCCAGCGGGGTGCCGTCTTCACGTTCGATATAGCCATACTCGCGTAGGGTTTTGGCGGCCTGGAAAACATCGGCGGTGATGATCTCATCACGCAGCCGGGTGAACTCGGCATCGGTCAGACGGACACGGTTGAGCGCGTTAAATTTCTCGCGAAAATTATTCTCAAGGGAGGCTCGATCACGAATATCCTTGCGAAAGCTGTATTTGAGCTCTCCTAGCTTAGTAATAAAATCTTGTTCTATTTGTTGTTCGGTCATTGAGTCTATTCCAATCATGCGACAGGCTGCTGTCTGTTTTTGACAAAATAGGCACAGGGCACCGCTTATTCATGATGGTATGATGGATAAAAAAAAGCGGCCTTTAAGGGATTGGGCCAGCGTACCGAAACACCCAACGCGTCAGACTATCTTGAAACATGCCAAGACGCAACGCTGCCCAACCTCCTTGACGCCACTGTAAACAGGACGCTGGCTCAACCATGCCTCGGAAAACGGGCTTAGGCGCCGCTCTACCAGCAGACATAAAAACGGGCTAAAGGGTACTTGCCCCTTCAGCCCGAAAACCAACAACCCCCGCAGGGGGATTCCTTAAAAAAATGCGCAGGGGTTAAACCCTGTAAAAAAACCGCCGTTGAGACGCCGTAAAGATGGCCGTGACGCCTAACAAGCCTGACGGAAAGGAATGCCAATATCCCCGATCAAGGCCCCCTCCAGGCTCAGCAGGGTGCGCTTGGTGTGCAAACCACCATGACCACTGTAACCCCCCAACTCCTTGGCACCCACCACCCGGTGACAAGGAATCACCACCGGGATAGGGTTCTGCCCCGCCGCCACACCCACCGCCCGCGCCGAGCTGTTTAATCGCTTGGCTAACTCACCATAGGTAATGGTCTGACCAGGGCCAACCCGGCTAATCTCACGCCATACTTTTTGCTGAAATACCGTACCCGCTGGGCGTACCGGAAAATCCACCCCACGGGGTGCCCGGCGGAAATGGTCATCCAACCAATGGGTAATACGACGACACAATGCCGCATCCTCCAGCGGTTCTGCCATGGAGTCCGGTAAAGACCAAGAGAGTGCAACCAAGGCACCCTGACGAATCTCCAGCCATAGCATGCCTACTTGCGAATCATAAGGCAAAAAAGACATAGGATCTCCTCCCAGGTACTACCCCCTAAAGGCCAGGGGTTAAGGGTCCAAATGGACAAGGCGCTATGCAGTTGACCCAATGTGTGTCAAGGATCTAAATGCACTATATCCAGTAAGATCGGAAAAAGATATTGAATTCCAAAGAAAAAAAATTGTCTCAACGCATTTTAGGGGATATTGGGCAGTAAAAAAGCGTAGTTAACACGCCCATAAGCATAGCGAGGTGTGTGTATTGAAAAGGTTTAATTATTTGAATTAGCAAACAAAAAGCCCAGCACCTAAGCGTGCTGGGCTTTTTAATGCGTCGGTTAAGGCGCAGGTACTATTTTTACTGGTCTTGCATACCATATTTACGGCGGAAGCGCTCAACACGACCGGCGGTATCCACCAACTTATGCTTACCGGTATAAAACGGATGACACTCTGAGCAGATACCCAGGGTGAGGTCGCCGGCTGTGGAGCGGGTCTTGATTTCGTTAGAGCAGCTGGCACACGTAAAAGTGGCCTCTTCATACTTGGGGTGGATGCCTTCTTTCATGGTGCTTCGTCCTTGCTGGCTCGGCGGCTCTGTTCTTGGGTTTACATGTCCATACCCGTTGGCCTCCATGACCATCGGGCTATATTAACGGATTGAAAGCAAAGCACCTTTTAACCTTAAATCACACGCTTGGTTATGGGGTGTGCCGCCTTCTTTGCCTCCATTATCCGTTCATGCTTTCGAAAAATTCGCTATTATCCTTGGTTGCACGCAATTTGTCCAGTAGGAAACTCATCGAATCCAAAGGACCCATGGGTAACAGGATGCGGCGCAACACCCACAGCTTGGAAAGCTCATCGCGTTCGGTGAGCAACTCTTCCTTACGGGTGCCCGATTTGGCAATATCAATGGCTGGGAAGGTGCGCTTTTCAACCAACTTGCGGTCCAGGTGGACCTCCATATTACCGGTACCCTTGAACTCTTCAAAGATCACTTCATCCATACGCGAACCGGTATCTACCAAGGCGGTGGCAAGAATGGTCAGCGAGCCGCCCTCTTCCACATTACGCGCCGCCCCAAAGAAACGCTTGGGACGCTGCAAGGCGTTGGCATCAATACCCCCAGAGAGCACCTTGCCCGAGGAGGGAGCCACCGTGTTATAGGCACGGGCCAGACGGGTAATGGAGTCCAGCAAAATAACCACATCGCGCTTATGTTCCACCAGACGCTTGGCCTTTTCCAGCACCATCTCGGCAACCTGCACGTGACGGGTGGCCGGTTCGTCAAAGGTCGAAGAGACCACCTCACCCTTGACCGAGCGCTTCATGTCCGTCACCTCCTCGGGGCGCTCGTCGATAAGCAGCACCAGCAGTACGGTGTCGGGATGATTTTCCGCAATAGAGTGGGCAATCTTCTGCATCAGCATGGTCTTGCCGGTGCGTGGCTGGGCCACAATCAGACCGCGCTGACCCTTGCCAATGGGTACGATCAGATCCATCACCCGGGCCTCAAGATTGCTCGACTCGTCGGCGATCTCCATCTTGAGGCGCTCATCGGGATAGAGCGGGGTGAGGTTATCAAAGAGAATTTTATTCCGCGCCTTCAAGGGGTCTTCATAGTTAATGCGCTCAACCCGTAGCAGGGCAAAGTAGCGCTCACTCTCTTTCGGGGCGCGAATCTGCCCCTCCACCACATCACCGGTGCGCAAGCCAAAGCGGCGGATCTGGGAGGGGGAGACATAGATATCATCGGGACCCGGCAGATAGTTGGTGTCTGGCGCACGCAGAAAACCAAAGCCATCCTGCAAGACCTCCAGAACCCCCTCTCCGTAGATCTGACCGTTATTTTCACTTTCGGTCTTCAGCAGGGCGTAGATGAGCTCCTGTCGACGCATGCCGCTGTAGTTTTCAATTTTCCGTTCCTCTGCGATTTCGGAGAGTTGGGAAGCATTCATTGCTTTTAGGTCTTTGAGATTCATGAGAGTACACATAGGTGGTCTGGAGAAAGGAAGATTAGATTAGCGAACGCGGGACACCGTGCCATTTGGGCACCTGTGCGCACATCCTAACTGTGCCGAACCTCATCAAGGGACGATGTTCAAGATCCATTGTGATTGTTGGGCGCGTCGCACTGGCGAACGGTCCCAAGGTTTACGCACCAAAAAAGCCCGCTCTTGCGGATTTTTAGGTGATTTTTGTAGGCCGGGGAAACGATACTGAGACCTCAGTCGTGTCGGATTCCAGCAAAAACTACTTTTACTTCACCGGAAAGTCAAACGAAAAACAGCATGAATCATGAAATTTCAGACATACAGCCACATTTGCCCAAACTGACCAGCCAACCGGGTTTGGGGGGGCAACTGAAACAACAACCGGAAGATTTTTTGGTCGAGGAGCTACGTCCCAACCCCTTGAGTGGCGAGGGTGAACACTGGATTGTGCGCATTATCAAACGAGATTTGACCACCGATCAGGTGGCGGCTTGGTTGGCGAAACGGTTTGCAGTGCCCCAAAAGGATGTGGGGTTTGCTGGGCAAAAGGATCGTCAGGCGGTGACCATACAGGACTTTTCGGTCTATCTGCCGGGGCAGGCCCCGCCGCAGGGGTGGGCGGATGATCCCTTGCCGGGCATAACCATCCACTCTGTGGGGCGAGATCGGCGCAAGATTAAGCCGGGCATGCTCAGCGGCAACCGTTTTGTGATCCGACTACGGGGCTGCGATGGTGCCCTGAGTGCAAGCCAGCGGCAGCAGCTGGCCGATGCGACCCAGGCGCGTCTATTGCGCTATGGTGCGCCCAACTATTTTGGTCCCCAGCGCTTTGGTCGAGATGGGGATAACTGGCAGGCGGGTTTAAAGCTGTTGCGTGCGGGCCGCAAGCGGCGTAAGGGCAACCGTAATACCGAGGCCTTGCAGATCTCAGCGGTGCGTTCCGAGCTGTTTAATCGGGTGGTCACGGCCCGTTTGCAACAGGGGCTGTTTAACACCCTGTTGCTGGGGGATGTGGTGCAGTTGGCGGGGCGTACAGCGGCCTTTCGGGTAGAGGATTTAGCGGCTGAGCAGCCCCGCTTTGATGCGGTGCAGATTCACCCTACCGGTCCTCTGTTTGGTCGAGACATGTTGGCCCCCACCGGTCAGGCCGCAGAGATTGAGGCGGCCATTGCCCAAGCCGAGCCAGAGGCGATTGAGCTGCTGGAGCAGTTTGATATGCAAGGGGTACGTAAGTCTCTGCGACTTATACCCGGAGAGCTGAGCCACCACTGGGAGCAGGCCGACCTGATTGTCACCTTTACCCTGCCACGGGGCTGTTTTGCCACCAGTATTATGCGGGAGTATATGTAACCCATGATGCAGCCCTGGCCGAGGGCCAGGGCTGCTGGTTTACGTTACCAATATTTTTCGGCGTGCAGGTTGCCCGGCTCTTTTTTGCTGCCGGCATCATACCCGCACTGTTCCACGAAATATTTCTCGGTAAACTCGATCATGCCGGGGTTGCCACACAGAAAAATATGGGTATGCGCAGGATCGACAGGGAACCCACAGGCCTCTTCCAACGCCTTTTTGTTCTCGACCCAGACATTCAAGCGGCCTGTGCGGCCCGACCAA
Protein-coding sequences here:
- a CDS encoding AAA family ATPase, which codes for MNAPQTFASLDALARHLRERLDKKYVLLFAFNGTGKTRLSMAFKDMGKETVEDDEGNEVTTRDTLYFNAFTEDLFHWDNDRRVLRMHTDSRFFDGLQELEMESRIRPLLARYADIDFLIDYATSEITFFREKDADGAPIPIKVSRGEENIFVWCFFLAVAQLAVDGQESYRWVKYLYIDDPISSLDDNNAIAVASHLAQLLKKSDGQIRTVISTHHHLFFNVMGNELKPAQYFLSKEDGQFLLKNTGKTPRFHHIALLKELNAVVESGQIFTYHFNILRNILEKTATFHGFQHFSACIQQFSDDEDGILRERMIQLFSHGNYSLFEPQEMMPENKEYFRKILRDFMNNYRFNPELFPEPPQESVTP
- a CDS encoding virulence RhuM family protein; translation: MSGLILYTTEDGQSRIQLRADGQTVWLTQLEMAELFQTSKQNIAKHLKAIFAEAELSAEAVVNHWLTTAADGKNYRIAHYNLDAILAVGYRVRSPRGAQFRRWASTVLGEYLKKGFVMDDERLKNPDGRPDYFDEMLARIRDIRASEKRFYQKVRDLFALSSDYDKSDRAAQQFFATVQNLLLHAVTGQTAAELVSARANPADPHFGLLNWKGARVRKQDILVAKNYLTEDEIDTLNRLVVIFLETAELRAKRQTQTSMAFWRDNVGLIITNNGFPLLSNAGSISHERMEQQVDKQFQDYDQQRKAQEAQAADAQDEAELKALERRIKNRKGRAS
- a CDS encoding restriction endonuclease subunit S, with amino-acid sequence MSKAMKDEKKALVPRLRFPEFRDAGEWEKTTIGEIGKFYYGKSAPKWSLEEDAPTPCVRYGELYTKFGPIITETYSRTNIDPGKLRFSKGGEILVPRVGEKTEDFGKCCCYLPLGDIAIGEMISVFETAQNPLFYTYYFRRLYRQFSKVVEGQNVKNLYYVELEPLEIYRPPLTEQQKIADCLSSLDALIAAQADKIDALKTHKKGLIQQLFPREGKTVPRLRFPEFQEAGEWTEHRLENMAKRGSGHTPNKKFPSYYNGGIKWVSLADSNKLDDGYIYDTKVEISDDGINNSSAVLYPAGTVILSRDAGVGKSAVLYSPMAVSQHFMAWQCYENMLSNWFFYYLLQKLKATFESIAVGNAIKTIGAAYFKEMTITAPSLPEQQKIADCLVSLDGMIAAHTEKLDSLKTHKNGLMQQLFPSPEAVEA
- the dinD gene encoding DNA damage-inducible protein D is translated as MKHELVHTLTESFEGHAQETENGVEYWLARDLQHLLGYTKWENFLNVISKAKTACEVTGHDIADHFADVGKMVELGSGSQREISDIMLTRYACYLTAQNGDSAKQPIAFAQTYFAMQTRKAELIEQRLLEAERVSARKKLSTTEKELSDVIFEQAGGNQNFALIHSKGDTALFGKNTKAMKAQWRVPDNRPLADFAPTIILKAKDFATEITIHNAREHNMRSERQISGEHVTNNEAVRQTLLDRGIRPESLSPAEDVKKVERRLASAEKKALKNPDGLEDK
- a CDS encoding type I restriction endonuclease subunit R, which translates into the protein MTEQQIEQDFITKLGELKYSFRKDIRDRASLENNFREKFNALNRVRLTDAEFTRLRDEIITADVFQAAKTLREYGYIEREDGTPLDYMLVNLKDWCKNEFEVIHQLRINTDNSHHRYDVILLINGLPLVQIELKSLGINPRRAMEQIIEYRNDSGTGYANTLLCFMQLFIVSNRDDTWYFTNNHNQHFAFNAEERFLPIYQWADKDNRKVCHLDDFAEKFLAKCTLGQMISRYMVLVVSEQKLLIMRPYQIYAVQAIVDCIHQNRGNGYIWHTTGSGKTLTSFKASTLLKDNLDIEKCLFVVDRKDLDRQTRIEFNRFQEGCVEENTNTETLVRRLLSEDYAHKVIVTTIQKLGLALDETGNKAQQYKEKGKPTFKERLAPLRDQRIIIIFDECHRSQFGENHKAIKEFFPKAQLFGFTGTPIFEQNASYTQVDGELASHKTTEEIFEKRLHAYTITHAIDDRNVLRFHIDYFKPEAASPAGDKAKANTTSLTRPETQRLVVDTILKKHDAATDHRRFNALLATASINDAINYYELFKQAQAERREEDPDFIPLHIACVFSPPAEGNKDVKQLQEDLPQEKDDNQQEPERKKAALQQIIADYNTQYGTNHKLGEFDLYYQDVQLRIKDQKYPNSDFLRKNKIDLTIVVDMLLTGFDAQYLNTLYVDKNLKHHGLIQALSRTNRMLNDTKPYGNILDFRAQKGAVDEAIALFSGEDVTRSREIWLVDPAPKVIDKLDSAVKRLEAFMQAQGQPCTPAAVNDLKGDVARAEFINCFKEVQRLKTQLDQYTDLSDAQKQQIEQYLPAEQLRGFKGMYLETAQRLKAQQGKSGIEASEAKDAIEQLDFEFVLFSSAMIDYDYIMGLVSRFTQQLPGKQSMSRDQIINLLATNSNLMAEREEITAYIKTLEEGQGRSVEAIRDGYQSFKAHKAEGELAALAQRHGLERDALQGLVVGILDRMIFDGEQLNDLFAPLELGWKDRSKAELALMEELVPLLKKQAGGREISGLAAYE
- a CDS encoding methylated-DNA--[protein]-cysteine S-methyltransferase, with the protein product MSFLPYDSQVGMLWLEIRQGALVALSWSLPDSMAEPLEDAALCRRITHWLDDHFRRAPRGVDFPVRPAGTVFQQKVWREISRVGPGQTITYGELAKRLNSSARAVGVAAGQNPIPVVIPCHRVVGAKELGGYSGHGGLHTKRTLLSLEGALIGDIGIPFRQAC
- the rpmE gene encoding 50S ribosomal protein L31; translated protein: MKEGIHPKYEEATFTCASCSNEIKTRSTAGDLTLGICSECHPFYTGKHKLVDTAGRVERFRRKYGMQDQ